From the genome of Danio rerio strain Tuebingen ecotype United States chromosome 2, GRCz12tu, whole genome shotgun sequence, one region includes:
- the abcf3 gene encoding ATP-binding cassette sub-family F member 3: MMAAYVEILKNEFPQIDSELFEYITGVLDSGGSDFEDAEEVFDAIGGFLQEVGDKNEDDIRNICFQMFNTLQLTKCDSGQQQVLLEAPVQLSQVSADAASSVNDVHGIWMVKRNPGTTVDAKKLEKAEAKLKAKHERRNEKDSQKSSSQLVLEEASASQASSKKENRVDSSGKNRSYDIRIENFDVSFGERCLLQGAELCLASGRRYGLVGRNGLGKTTLLKMLASRSLRVPLHISILHVEQEVDGDETLALQSVLESDTLREELLKEERRLNTHIANGTAEGLESVRLSEVYAKLEEIEADKAPARASVILAGLGFTSKMQQQATKEFSGGWRMRLALARALFARPDLLLLDEPTNMLDVRAILWLENYLQTWQSTILVVSHDRNFLNAVVTDVIHLHSQRLESYRGDYENFIKTKEDRLKNQQREYEAQLQYREHIQVFIDRFRYNANRAAQVQSKLKLLEKLPELKPMVKESEVALRFPDNFEKLSPPILQLDEVEFGYSPEQRLFSGLCISADLESRICIVGENGAGKSTLLKLLMGELTPLGGARHAHRKLKIGYFSQHHVDQLDLNVCSIELLLKRFPGETEEEYRHQLGRYGITGELATRPVASLSGGQKSRVAFAQMTMPCPNFYILDEPTNHLDMETIEALAKALNKFKGGVVLVSHDERLIRMVCKELWVCEAGRVHRIDGGFDEYRDILQEQFRKEGYL, translated from the exons ATGATGGCGGCGTATGTGGAGATTCTGAAGAACGAGTTTCCACAGATCGACTCTGAACTCTTCGAATATATCACCG GTGTGTTGGACAGTGGCGGCTCAGATTTCGAGGATGCAGAGGAAGTGTTTGATGCCATCGGCGGCTTTCTGCAAGAGGTCGGAGACAAGAATGAAGACGACATTCGAAACATCTGCTTCCAGATGTTCAACACACTCCAGCT gaCTAAGTGTGACTCTGGTCAGCAGCAGGTTCTCCTGGAGGCTCCAGTGCAGCTGTCTCAGGTGTCTGCAGACGCAG CCTCATCTGTTAATGATGTTCATGGGATCTGGATGGTGAAGAGGAATCCTGGCACA ACGGTGGATGCCAAGAAACTGGAGAAAGCTGAAGCCAAACTGAAAGCCAAACACGAGCGCAGGAATGAGAAAGACTCTCAGAAGTCTTCATCTCAGCT GGTGTTGGAGGAGGCCTCAGCCAGTCAGGCCAGCAGCAAGAAAGAAAACCGCGTCGACTCGTCTGGGAAGAACCGAAGTTATGACATCCGCATTGAGAATTTTGACGTGTCTTTCGGAGAGag gtgtCTGCTGCAGGGTGCAGAGCTGTGTTTAGCGAGCGGCCGGCGGTACGGTCTGGTGGGCCGTAACGGTCTGGGTAAGACGACGCTGCTGAAGATGCTGGCGAGCCGCAGTCTGCGCGTCCCTCTGCACATCTCCATCCTGCACGTGGAGCAGGAGGTGGACGGAGACGAGACGCTGGCGCTGCAGAGCGTGCTGGAGAGCGACACCCTGCGAGAGGAGCTGCTGAAGGAGGAGCGGCGCCTCAACACACACATCGCCAACGGCAC TGCTGAAGGCTTGGAAAGTGTCCGTCTGTCTGAAGTTTATGCTAAACTGGAGGAAATTGAAGCCGATAAAGCACCAGCCAG AGCGTCAGTCATTCTCGCTGGTTTGGGTTTTACATCCAAAATGCAACAGCAAGCAACAAA GGAGTTTTCTGGAGGCTGGAGGATGAGGTTAGCTTTAGCAAGAGCTCTGTTTGCACG GCCTGATCTTTTGTTACTTGATG AGCCCACTAACATGTTGGACGTGAGAGCCATTCTGTGGCTGGAAAACTACTTACAG ACATGGCAGTCCACCATTCTGGTGGTTTCTCACGATCGTAACTTCTTGAACGCGGTGGTCACAGACGTCATTCACCTGCACTCGCAGCGGCTGGAGAGTTATCGCGGAGATTACGAGAACTTCATCAAGACCAAAGAAGACCGGCTGAAGAACCAGCAGAGGGAATATGAGGCTCAGCTACAGTACAGAGAACACATACAG gtGTTCATCGACCGCTTCAGATATAACGCCAACAGAGCCGCTCAAGTGCAGAGCAAACTCAAGCTGCTGGAGAAACT GCCTGAACTCAAGCCTATGGTCAAGGAGTCTGAAGTCGCCTTACG TTTTCCGGATAACTTTGAGAAGTTGTCTCCGCCAATCCTGCAGCTGGATGAGGTGGAGTTCGGATATTCGCCTGAGCAACGGCTCTTCAGCGGACTCTGCATCTCCGCTGATCTGGAGTCACGCATTTGCATT GTTGGTGAGAATGGAGCTGGTAAATCCACTCTACTGAAGCTGCTGATGGGAGAACTGACGCCCCTCGGTGGAGCCAGACATGCACACAg AAAGCTGAAGATCGGTTATTTCAGCCAGCATCACGTGGATCAGCTGGACCTGAACGTCTGCTCCATAGAGCTGCTGCTCAAGAGATTTCCAG gtgagACGGAGGAGGAGTATCGCCATCAGCTGGGCAGATACGGCATCACTGGAGAATTAGCCACGCGGCCGGTGGCCAGTTTATCAGGAGGACAGAAGAGCCGCGTGGCTTTCGCTCAGATGACCATGCCCTG CCCCAACTTCTACATTCTGGATGAACCGACCAATCATCTGGACATGGAGACCATCGAGGCCTTGGCAAAAGCACTCAACAAATTCAAG ggtggTGTGGTTCTGGTGTCCCACGACGAGCGCCTCATCCGGATGGTCTGTAAAGAGCTGTGGGTGTGTGAAGCTGGTCGGGTCCACCGTATAGACGGAGGTTTCGATGAGTATAGAGATATCTTGCAGGAACAGTTTCGCAAAGAGGGATACTTGTGA